The segment GTAAAGTTACTTTTAAGAAAAATATTCTCAAAGTATTTAAAAATTTATAATTATAAATAAATGGATTGACTTTGTATAAAATATCTAAAATTAAGGAAACAAATAAAATTAATTCACATATATAAAAAAAACTGTAAATTATTTTTATTAATAACATCTTAACCTCTAAATTTTCAATATTTTCTTCTACCAAAAATAGCTGAACCTATTCTAATCATATTAGCTCCATGTTTTATAGCTAAGAGGAAATCATCACTCATCCCCATAGATAAAATAGAAAAATATTCTTTGCCATAATAACTTTGTGCTTTTTCAAATAAATCTCTCATTTTCTCAAATTCTTTCTCTTTAATAACTTTATCTTCAGTTAATAGCCCAACTGACATTAAACCTTTTATTCTAACATTTTTAATATCTTTTTTAAACGTATAATCAATTAAACTAAATAGCTTATCAGGTGAAACTCCTGATTTCTGAATTTCTTCTGAAATATTGACTTCGAATAAAATATTAATAATTTTATTATTTATAAAATTTGATCTTCTGGCTATTTCATCTACAAGAGATTCTCTGTCAACTGATTGTATGAATTCAAAATATTCAATAGCTTTTTTTACCTTATTAGTTTGTAATGTACCTATCATGTGCCATGAAATATCTTTTATATTTTCATAAATCTCATTTATCTTCTCAATTTTTTCAATTGCTTCTTGAACTCTATTTTCACCAAAACATTTTATACCATTTTTGTAAGCTTCTATTATATAATCTACACTAAATGTTTTACTTACAGCAACTAATTCAATATTATATGTTATATTATTAATCCTTTTTATATCTGAAATAAGTTGAAATATTTTTTCAATGTTATTTTTAATAAAATTTAAATTATTTTCCATTTGTATAAAAATAAATAATACATTATATTTTAATTGATATCTATTTTAATCAAATTAAATTTATAAAAATATATAAATATAATTTTTTTTTTCAAGAAATATTGGATAAATATCGATAAAATAAAAAAAGTTTTTCTATGGAAAACTTAAAAGGTCCACATGATAATATTATAAAATCTCTTATCGACAAAGAATTTTTATATAAATCTATTGTTGATAATAATATACCAGTTACAATTTATATAAAAAACAATGTTTCTTTTGATGGATTTATAATATCATATGATAGATTTTCTATCACTATTAAACACAATTCTAACTTACCTCTTTCACCATTTCAAAAAATACAAGTTTCATTTTTCTTTAGAGAAAATAGACATATTTTTGAATCTTCTATAAAAAATATTATTGATTCAAAAACTTTTTCTATAAAAAATCCTGAAATGATATTTAGGAACCCAAAAAGAAAATACCAAAGAATTACAATAGATGAGTTATCTCATATACAGATATTTTTTAAAGATGTAAGTGTCCAACTTAATTTCCCGGAAACAGAAAAATTTTGTCCTTTTCCTTATGAAAAATTTAAAGATAAAAAATTGGATACTGTAGAAAATTTACTAAAAAATTTTAAACAAAAAATGTCTGTTTTTTCCAAAAATAAAATAGTTATGCTTAGGGATAAACAGCCAAATACTCTAGAAGAATTTTTAATTATAAAAACTGGTAAATCTTTTTATATCCCTAATGTTAATTCTTACTTTCCTGATACAGACTTATATGATAGAGATCTAGTTATTGTTAAACCAGACTTAATAGAATATTGGAAGTTAATGGGAACAGAAGTTAAAGACCCAAATTCACAAATTAATAGTCTATTAAAGATTAAAGAAAGCAGAGGTATATACTCTGAACTTTTTTTTCCTGTTATTTATAAAAAATATGTTATATCTTACATTTATATAATGAATCAAATTGATAAAAAACAACAAATTCCTTTCAATATAATTCCAAAGCTTGAAGAATTTGGTAAATTAATGTTAGCTACACTAATCCAATATAAATATTTTGAAAAACTAGAAGAAAAATCTAAACAAACTGAATTAATTGACCTTTCTGCAGGAGGCCTTCAATTTGGAACCATTGATAAAACTATTATTGACAATATTAATATTGATGATAATATTAAAATATCTTTTTCCATTAAAGGTCAATATTTTTACCTTGAAGGAATTATAAGAAGAAAATATCAATTTGAAAATAAATGGTATTATGGAGTTCAGTTTATCAATTATCCATTAGAAACACAACAACAATTAGAAAAATTATTATATAATTAATAATTAAATAATGATTAAATATATAAAGCCAATATAAATTAAATATATAATTTTTATATAATAAATTTAACTAAAATCTATTAATTTTAAAATCTTTCCATAAATCAAATGTTTTT is part of the Spirochaetota bacterium genome and harbors:
- a CDS encoding YggT family protein, with protein sequence MLLIKIIYSFFYICELILFVSLILDILYKVNPFIYNYKFLNTLRIFFLKVTLPIVSLMKKIVNTEYKMFDFSYIILILLIEIIKNIFLLLVK
- a CDS encoding YggS family pyridoxal phosphate-dependent enzyme, with protein sequence MENNLNFIKNNIEKIFQLISDIKRINNITYNIELVAVSKTFSVDYIIEAYKNGIKCFGENRVQEAIEKIEKINEIYENIKDISWHMIGTLQTNKVKKAIEYFEFIQSVDRESLVDEIARRSNFINNKIINILFEVNISEEIQKSGVSPDKLFSLIDYTFKKDIKNVRIKGLMSVGLLTEDKVIKEKEFEKMRDLFEKAQSYYGKEYFSILSMGMSDDFLLAIKHGANMIRIGSAIFGRRKY
- a CDS encoding PilZ domain-containing protein: MENLKGPHDNIIKSLIDKEFLYKSIVDNNIPVTIYIKNNVSFDGFIISYDRFSITIKHNSNLPLSPFQKIQVSFFFRENRHIFESSIKNIIDSKTFSIKNPEMIFRNPKRKYQRITIDELSHIQIFFKDVSVQLNFPETEKFCPFPYEKFKDKKLDTVENLLKNFKQKMSVFSKNKIVMLRDKQPNTLEEFLIIKTGKSFYIPNVNSYFPDTDLYDRDLVIVKPDLIEYWKLMGTEVKDPNSQINSLLKIKESRGIYSELFFPVIYKKYVISYIYIMNQIDKKQQIPFNIIPKLEEFGKLMLATLIQYKYFEKLEEKSKQTELIDLSAGGLQFGTIDKTIIDNINIDDNIKISFSIKGQYFYLEGIIRRKYQFENKWYYGVQFINYPLETQQQLEKLLYN